Proteins encoded within one genomic window of Gloeobacter kilaueensis JS1:
- a CDS encoding VOC family protein, producing MEWTVHQLPQKTIAPSALRRVHHIALNVRDLSVSRHFYGTILGLVELSGPAVPATLKTLVAAGKVANFVTPDGTVIDLFYEPELGPPDADPRRAFTRANHLAFDIAPEAFDEAVAVLLNQQVPIDHGPVSRPTGRGIYFYDPDGFLLEIRCNPAAGAVESLL from the coding sequence CTGGAGTGGACAGTGCATCAGTTGCCTCAAAAGACGATTGCACCCAGCGCTCTTCGCCGGGTACATCACATCGCTCTTAACGTGCGGGATTTATCGGTCTCGCGCCATTTTTACGGCACGATCCTGGGTCTTGTCGAGTTGAGCGGCCCGGCGGTGCCCGCCACGCTCAAAACCCTGGTTGCCGCCGGTAAGGTGGCCAATTTTGTCACCCCCGACGGTACGGTAATTGATCTGTTCTATGAACCAGAGCTGGGTCCGCCCGACGCCGATCCACGCCGGGCCTTTACCCGCGCCAATCACCTCGCCTTCGACATCGCTCCAGAAGCCTTCGACGAGGCGGTGGCTGTGCTGCTAAACCAGCAGGTGCCGATCGACCACGGCCCGGTCAGCCGTCCAACCGGTCGGGGCATCTACTTCTACGACCCGGACGGTTTTTTGCTGGAGATTCGCTGCAATCCGGCAGCCGGAGCGGTTGAAAGTCTACTATGA